In one window of Rhodoglobus vestalii DNA:
- a CDS encoding Dps family protein, producing MTEIKAVPQTSADPDVTSGVAQFLGPVVTDLIALSIDGKQAHWHVRGANFQAVHELLDSIVDHAREFADTAAERVVALGLPIDARTQTVAAKASTPSMTAGFQQSDDTIAEVIAAIDATLVTVRTAVDELGELDKVSEDVAIEIARGLEKDRWFLFAHLATK from the coding sequence ATGACCGAGATTAAAGCAGTTCCACAGACCTCAGCAGACCCTGACGTCACCTCGGGTGTTGCCCAGTTTTTAGGCCCCGTCGTCACCGACCTCATCGCTCTCTCCATTGATGGCAAGCAGGCTCACTGGCATGTACGCGGCGCGAACTTCCAGGCTGTTCACGAACTCCTCGACAGTATTGTCGACCACGCTCGTGAGTTCGCTGACACCGCCGCCGAGCGCGTCGTGGCTCTGGGCCTCCCCATCGATGCACGCACCCAGACCGTCGCCGCGAAAGCGAGCACGCCCTCGATGACGGCTGGTTTTCAGCAGTCGGATGACACTATTGCCGAAGTAATTGCGGCCATCGATGCAACGCTGGTAACCGTGCGCACCGCCGTTGATGAGCTGGGTGAGCTCGACAAGGTGAGCGAAGATGTCGCGATCGAAATCGCTCGCGGGCTGGAGAAGGACCGCTGGTTCCTCTTCGCCCACCTCGCGACCAAATAA